Proteins found in one Passer domesticus isolate bPasDom1 chromosome 16, bPasDom1.hap1, whole genome shotgun sequence genomic segment:
- the SYCP2 gene encoding synaptonemal complex protein 2, whose product MPARSEMQLEKLIDEAAGKKDFQSLEQFLATEECENVSHKCSKQFVNKLDKLLCWALDKQEIKSISTLLNAVHKCGRKMSIAGEDGLPAMIKHGLVGRMVNWFEKLKGILVLRGNEKNEILTSLAEDFFIVLLVVCDSRPEGKMQILENFVLRTCSLITDARINIYVQQEVIKKLNLLLDKIPRDARKKILSTKEMLLAMSEMGRTILDAGDYDTQVAITEALCRMVSEKQRRLLASQWFPMEFVSTAFKGIKDSEFETDCRKFLNQVNGMLGDKRRVFTFPCLSAALDECELQIPLDENLEEFWIDFNIGSRSISFYVAAEDADQQWETVIIQEEDVNTYSLEEKDSKKLLTIDLKSPMSVGNLEGEKFLLCFDSILEIKDVIIKIYGFHKCKDFSKKQSASVAKTAVHIVFDESGSQVLVPESQLSPGFKEKSGEEKEKLSKYKIQQSPASLRTQSKSNSQEKLRGDSSKITPSRKRKVSEASVLVPGPASVSTRSSFFVSTSTPFKGRCKLPLEMTSSTKRSDKDTIYESRTNNFYQEPPGQMHSEEVIKIVQEATEKQTLDEVLDIVPDSQPVGRSTKPLLPGLLETSFDKTETWKKRTFPLPEKNITTGDKQKANLSLARASHPARVSDTSLHSDLAQEDPDVLLRKETANPKQSKTKPKSKEMADVAKSLISKISDRYRDKSDEKSKARDSLGFNRTHLNKSWISKEEVQDRTLKTASFLNITAGHILDDVYNFNISGFDEPTIKLGLQELRVTELSVHTEPDKKGSTTINKPSTEGKGGKKTRNNRDKKHLFSDSDTENRGDDSKTEISWLQESKRKPKAQIIDYSRSKKSGKPMSTDKTAKKSLKPACHVEKAKGKNTNKKKINKCEPQNSKMDEMMVKSTRQKLPRRAAATKNYKEPSSSESESEERIPACTSKEEKSKIQKHVNGPNKDYKQPKVLQAVPVEPKRVDSYVQKALAASRNSAEQEELEMPSAESPASLETMRCAERVSGDASPEPSSSERSLGLQESSPEDREMLNSEKGTSPSNFCPQNKTVQSLGVTESPETAVTKLTFGRKSFSPVLTEASLLSLTAYKTVSGKNSKGAAAETCNDNEDSSFQRCISDTFSVKGKLQDITKPIPKNKEELSLTAYKADSGKPAKGAVLETGNNNEDSSPQSCFSDICAKGKLQDPTKPLTKSKEDCVAPSPLAASSRSRVQSWIREPYSPMNESGPSVPAFLKRTYHSATEGSSDEAETSKEEEKKGRRRISLQPKKLFKRDDAAACRVSESASTQSVNDLSGLDGEFWKPDCSTISICQQLQKEFTKKMENRSRKMDNFNKQTLRAAHQHLATMSCQLHECRIRQLDKFHFTLTEELEKFEKDSQSLKIMEKEFSTFWKKHSHTFSTFMKNEQQRIQILKTSFEKNIYHSVGCEENVFTSEMHLLKEDIKGLQEKFLKEMQEEELCNVRRGLQTLFQSKAEF is encoded by the exons GTAAAATGCAAATACTAGAAAACTTTGTTCTGAGAACATGTTCCCTCATTACTGATGCAAGAATTAATATTTATGTTCAGCAGGAG GTAATAAAAAAACTGAATTTATTGCTTGACAAGATCCCTCGAGATGCCAGGAAAAAGATACTTTCTACAAAGGAGATGTTACTTGCCAT GAGTGAAATGGGGAGGACAATTTTGGATGCTGGAG ACTATGACACACAAGTGGCCATCACAGAAGCTCTGTGCAGGATGGTGTCAGAGAAGCAAAGGAGACTTCTGGCCTCCCAGTGGTTTCCCATGGAGTTTGTGTCCACTGCATTTAAAGGAATTAAAGATTCAGAGTTTGAGACA GATTGCAGAAAATTTCTTAACCAGGTGAATGGCATGCTTGGAGACAAAAGAAg GGTTTTTACATTCCCATGTTTATCAGCAGCTCTTGATGAGTGTGAG CTCCAGATACCATTGGATGAAAACCTGGAAGAGTTTTGGATTGATTTCAACATTGGCAGCAGAAGTATTTCCTTCTATGTGGCAGCAGAGGATGCA GATCAGCAGTGGGAAACAGTCATTATACAAGAAGAAGATGTCAACACCTACAGCCTGGAAG AAAAAGATTCAAAGAAATTATTAACAATAGATCTAAAAAGCCCAATGAGTGTGGGCAATCTTGAAGGAGAGAAATTTCTTTTATGTTTTGATTCCATCTTGGAAATCAAAGATGTGATCATAAAGATTTATGGATTTCATAAATGCAAG GATTTCAGCAAGAAGCAGTCTGCATCAGTAGCCAAAACAGCTGTCCACATTGTCTTTGATGAAAGTGGATCACAG GTTCTGGTACCAGAAAGTCAGCTGTCACCAGGATTCAAAGAAAAatctggagaggagaaggagaaactCAGTAAATACAAAATTCAGCAATCTCCTGCAAGTTTGAGAACTCAGAGTAAAAGTAACAGTCAAGAAAAACTCAGAGGTGATTCCTCCAAG ATAACTCCATCCCGTAAAAGGAAAGTGTCTGAAGCATCTGTGCTTGTTCCTGGACCTGCAAGTGTGTCCACAAGGAGCTCATTTTTCGTCAGCACGT CCACTCCTTTTAAAGGGAGATGTAAATTGCCTTTGGAAATGACCAGCTCTACTAAGAGGTCTGACAAGGATACAATATATGAGAGCAGAACAAATAATTTCTATCAGGAACCTCCTGGA CAAATGCATTCTGAAGAAGTCATAAAAATTGTACAAGAGGCCACAGAAAAGCAAACTTTAG ATGAAGTGTTAGATATTGTTCCTGATTCTCAGCCAGTTGGGAGAAGCACCAAACCTTT GCTGCCTGGTCTTTTGGAGACTTCTTTTGATAAAActgaaacatggaaaaaaagaacattccCTCTTCCTGAGAAGAATATAACAACTGGGGACAAGCAAAAGGCAAATTTATCACTGGCACGTGCATCCCATCCAG CCAGAGTGTCTGACACATCTTTACATTCTGACCTTGCACAAGAGGACCCTGATGTTCTCCTCAGAAAAGAGACTGCAAACCCAAAACAGTCAAAGACA AAACCAAAGTCTAAAGAAATGGCAGATGTAGCCAAATCACTGATCAGTAAAATCAGTGACAGATACAGAGACAAGAGTGACGAGAAGAGCAAAGCAAGAGATTCCCTGGGCTTTAACAG GACACATTTAAATAAATCCTGGATCTCCAAG GAAGAAGTTCAGGACAGGACCCTAAAAACTGCTTCCTTTCTTAATATTACTGCTGGTCACATTTT GGATGATGTCTACAACTTTAACATCAGTGGGTTTGATGAGCCTACAATCAAGCTTGGA CTCCAAGAATTGCGTGTGACTGAACTGAGTGTTCATACAGAGCCAGACAAAAAAGG GAGCACAACCATCAATAAACCCAGCAcagaagggaagggaggaaaaaag ACTAGAAACAATCGAGACAAGAAGCATCTCTTCAGTGACTCAGACACAGAAAACAGAGGGGATGACAGCAAGACAGAGATTAGCTGGCTGCAGGAATCCAAGAGGAAACCTAAAGCCCAGATAATTGATTACAGTAGAAGTAAAAAATCAGGGAAACCAATGAGCACAGACAAAA CAGCAAAAAAATCCTTGAAACCTGCTTGCCACGTGGAAAAAGCTAAAGGCAAAAATACAAATAAGAAAAAG ATAAACAAATGTGAACCCCAGAACTCGAAAATGGATGAAATGATGGTAAAATCCACCAGGCAAAAACTCCCTCgaagagcagcagcaacaaaaaattataaagagCCTTCCAGTTCTGAGTCTGAAAGTGAAGAAAGGATTCCAGCATGCACCTCCAAGGAGGAGAAATCCAAAATACAG AAACACGTGAATGGGCCAAACAAGGATTACAAGCAGCCAAAGGTACTGCAGGCTGTACCTGTGGAGCCAAAGAGGGTGGACAGCTATGTGCAGAAAGCACTGGCTGCATCCAGGAattctgcagagcaggaggagctggaaatGCCTTCAGCTGAGAGCCCTGCCTCCCTTGAGACAATGAGAT GTGCTGAGAGAGTGTCAGGAGATGCCAGtccagagcccagctccagtGAGAGGTCCCTTGGTCTGCAGGAGTcatcaccagaggacagggaAATGCTAAACTCTGAGAAAGGAACCTCTCCTAGTAATTTCTGTCCACAAAACAAGACTGTGCAAAGTCTGGGTGTAACTGAGTCCCCTGAGACAGCAGTTACAAAGTTGACATTTGGGAGGAAAAGCTTCTCACCAGTTTTAACTGAAGCATCTTTG CTCAGCTTAACTGCATATAAAACTGTCAGTGGCAAAAACTCcaagggagctgcagcagaaaccTGTAATGATAATGAAGATTCAAGTTTCCAACGTTGCATTTCAGACACATTTTCTGTTAAAGGAAAGCTTCAGGATATCACTAAACCTATCCCCAAAAATAAGGAAGAG cTCAGCTTAACAGCATATAAAGCTGACAGTGGAAAACCTGCaaagggagctgtgctggaaaCAGGGAATAACAACGAGGATTCAAGTCCCCAGTCTTGCTTTTCAGACATTTGTGCTAAAGGCAAACTCCAGGATCCCACCAAACCTCTGACTAAAAGTAAAGAG GACTGTGTAGCACCATCCCCACTGGCTGCTTCCAGCAGGAGTAGAGTACAGTCTTGGATTAGAGAACCTTATTCCCCCATGAATGAGTCAG GACCAAGTGTTCCAGCATTCCTCAAACGAACTTACCACAGTGCCACAGAAGGCAGCTCTGATGAGGCAGAAACAAGcaaagaggaggagaagaaaggaaggagaagaatAAGTTTACAGcccaaaaaattatttaaaagagaTGATGCTGCTGCTTGCAGAG TGTCTGAAAGTGCCTCCACTCAATCTGTAAATGACCTGTCTGGTTTGGATGGGGAGTTCTGGAAGCCTGATTGCTCAACCATCAGCATTTGTCAGCAGCTCCAGAAAGAATTTACCAAGAAAATGGAG AACCGCTCCCGGAAAATGGATAATTTTAATAAGCAAACACTGAGAGCTGCCCATCAGCACTTGGCCACAATGAGTTGCCAGCTCCATGAATGCAG GATCAGGCAGCTGGACAAATTTCATTTTACTCTCACTGAGGAGCTTGAGAAATTTGAAAAGGACTCTCAGTCCCTGAAAATCATGGAAAAAGAATTCTCG accTTTTGGAAAAAGCATTCCCACACTTTTAGTACGTTCATGAAAAATGAGCAGCAGAG AATTCAGATTCTTAAAACTTCATTTGAAAAGAATATCTACCATTCTGTTGGCtgtgaagaaaatgtttttacttCAGAG ATGCATCTGTTGAAAGAAGACATAAAAGGACTCCAAGAGAAATTTCTAAAAGAAATG CAAGAAGAGGAGCTGTGTAACGTTCGCAGGGGACTGCAGACCTTGTTTCAATCAAAGGCAGAATTCTGA